The DNA region TCCTCATCCCGCGCGTACACATAGAAACCTTTGCAGACAGCAGCACACTGTTCCAGCGAGCGCATGTCCAGTTGGGCAGACACCACCCAGCGCAGGATGCGCATCACAATCTCGGGCGGCAGGTCGGCAAAGTGCAGACCGGTGGTCAGGACATTGGCATCACGGCTGGACGCTATCATCTTGCCATTGTAAATGTTTTCCTGCCGCAAATCGTTCTGGAACTTATCGTACAAGTTGTCCACAACCTCCTCCCCACTTTGAGTTGCATCCTGCTGACCCAGATCCAGTTGCTTGGCCAAATCGTTAGCCAGATTGAGGTACTTTTTGCTAACATCGCCGCTGAGCagttgcttctgctgctcgTAAAACCTGAACTCAATGTCCGGAACGATTTGTGTGGCCTTCCTGTAGAAGGGTAGTGCGTCGTAGACCTTTCCACGCTGCTCCAGCTGCACAGCAGTTTGATAGAGACTCTCCGCCTTGGCCTGCAGAAGATCGGCCTCGCTGAGATTGGAATTGGCCGCCGTAAGGCGATCTCCCGCCTCGGAACGGCTATTAGATCCAGTGTTGTTGTGCTCCTGGAGCTCCCGCTGCCAGTTCTCCCGGAACTCATCCAGTGCGTTGGTGCCCGTTTCCCGTCCTGGCTGATCGCCATCCGAATCCACGTCTGACATGATTAGAGCTAAACTAGTCTGCGAATGCCAAACAGATCGTAGATTATAGACATCTGCGCATTTATCTGACGCAATTTCTAACCTGAAAGGTCTTAGTATTCGACGTGGGAAGATACGGAAGTTAGGGACAAAATATAACTTATAATAAAGGGCCGCGCGTATTGCTGATTTTGGCCGCGGGCTTCACCCCAGAATTTCGAAGTCGTATGCAACTGGGAGCAACATGTGGCCATTGGTAAGACCCCAAGATTAAGATAATTCAAATACGCAAACGAGAACACTTCTACACTAATAGCTTTTGTTTACAGTGTGCACGCAGCGGTTTGGCAAAGAAATCTTAGAAAGACTTTTGGTCACACTGACTGCCCCCCGACTTgcaattataaataaatatagtttCCCAATAATTATAAGTAAAGCACACCCctgaattttttgtttgaattaGTATTCTTTAACTTTGGAAAGAGATTTATAAATACACCAAATGAATTTGAAAATCGATAGGCATCATATAttcgataaatatttaaaaacagcTGACTTCAACGCggttctgttttgttttggtttctcaTTCGCTTGATCCGCATTATCAGCAGGTAAAAAGtgctaaaaacaattaaagtgCGTTattaaaatggatttttaGGAACCATGTCAGCCGACTACTCGCATCTGAGCTCCGCCATCCTGGAGCAGTGCTTTGGCAAGGTGGTCCAGTCGGTGGCCGACTGCCTCTTTTCGGCCACCACGAGGACATTGGGACAGATCACCAGTGCCACCAAGTTCTCGAGGAAGGAAGTCGCATTCGCTCTGGCGGTGCTGGTCAAGTTCAGACTGGTGGACTTTGCCGCCTCCAAGCAAAACCCCTTCCTGGCGGAGTACGCCCTTCGGCGCGAGGATGTTCTTTGCCTCCTAAGGTATCCACGGTATgtaaaatattatacattCCCGTCAAGAAGTTTTTGTTCTAAAATGCCCAATAATTGTGTTAGCTACGTTCACTTGGTGCAAACCAAGTACGGAAATGTGGGTGCTTCCATTGCGGAGGAGTTGATTAATTCTGGATCGGATACGGCCACTGGAATTCTGGTGAAATGCCTAGCCGAGAATGAAAACAAGACAGAAAGTCCGGAGTCCTACCGGAACACTTTTCTCCAAATGATCACCGATCACTATATCATCAAAAGACCAGAATTGCTGGTGGGCGACGACCAGGATGAGAATGTGCCGAAATTCGAGACAAATGAATGCGATTTCTTTAGGCATCCCAATATCGATCTTCAGCTGTTGGCCAAGATACAAAAGGGAGAAGCTACTCTGGCAGAGGCCAGGGATTCTCACATGGTGTGGAACCTGAACTACGATCGTTTCCATCAAGACTTTCGGGACACCATCATGGTGGATGCAATTGAGCGAAAACTGGGTGAAAATGCTGCAGAGTGCTTCAGATTCATATTGAAGATTATGTACAATACAACAGATCCGTGGGAAAGAGTGTGTTTCAAGATACacattgtatgtttttcaaattttatagcatttttttctttttgcagaAACTCTCCAATCAGATAACTTTCGTGGAAATTAAACAGGCTATAGAAAGAAAATCGAATAACCTGGATCTCATGAAGTACCTGGACCAGTACATAAGCTTGTTGAGTGAGTATAACAGGAAAACACGGTTGATTACATCATTAAATAATGTCTAATTTTTAGCTGAGGACTCACTGGGATTTTTCCGAAGAGTGGGGGACATGGGTGGTGGTGTATACGTGGTGGATATGGAACATGCCTTCGAGTCGCTTGCCTTTGCTTGTGCGGAGTGTGTCATCACGGAACGATTTGGCTCAAAGGCAGCTCGGATATTTCGAGTGATTCGAAGCAAGAAATACATAGAACAGGAGGACTTGCAAAAGGAGGCCATGATCCCGTCAAAAGAGGCCAAGTCGCTGGCGTATAATTTGTTCCAGGAACAGTTTATTCATGTCAAGATTATTAAAAAGCCTGGCGGAGGCAGTAATGGCCCCGCTAAAGCATTTTACCTCTTTCAGGTTAAGGAAAAAGACGTGAGTATGATTGGATAATAGTTCTCTTCCTATCCCCAATATTATTTGTGTATTTCAGACCGTGAGAATGCTGCTTGATGCCAGCTACAAGTCCCTTTATAACACAATAGAGCGATCAAACTTTGAAAAAAATGAGCACAAGGGCCTCATTGAAAAGTCACAAAGGCTGGACAGCATAGTAGAGGCCATGAAGGAACGTGGGGAGACGGACGAGTATATCGCAGAGGTAAGGGCTTGTGTTTTGAAGATTACACATAAACATTAGGCCGCTCCTTGCCGTTTCAGATTGTTGAAACTTTCACGCCACCGGAGTGCGAAATCCTTAATAAGGTGAAAAATCGCATAAAGACCTTGTCAAAAGCTGAACTGACGCTAGACGACACAATCTTCCTTCTGCAAATGTATCAGCATCATTGCACTACGCTGCCAACTGGTATTcgtaaatttaaataaaaaatattctaAGGGGAATCGGATTGTCTGGTTTATTCTGTGAGGCATTTCAAAGCTAACTAAGACTATGCATTTCTTAAACACCTGAAGTATTCATCCATGAAATCATGTGTATGGTTTCTGCCAATACGTTAAAGTGGTAAAGTATATTATActcaaatttattaaacatacatatgcaaataaaagGACTCCACATTGAATCACAGGCTACATAAAAAAGGTATGCATGAGAAGGCTAATTACTTTCAGGAGTAATTACACTCCGCTTCCGGTGTACAATACGCTGCTCACGGTGGGCCTTTTgcaatttaatgaaatgttGTTCCAAGGCATCGAAATCTATGCCACTTTTGTACTCCAGTGAGTTGCGCTCATCTCTGGGGATTAAAGAGGAGATGCATTGAACGTTTTCAGTTAAGGAAATTTATATCTTACACAGGATCGTGACCCCAGTAGTTTGGTACGCATTGCAGGCGATTCCGAAGTGTATCAAAAGCTTCCGTCTGCGGCAGCAGCATGAGGATGCCAAACAGGGCATGAGCCAAGTACTGAGCATCCGCGCAGTTGTTTGCTTTGGAAACAAGCGTAAGGCGCAATGGAGCAAATATGGGAGACTCTATTAACTGAACCAGTTTGTCCAATTCGGTAAGCAGCTCCAAAGTGATTTCTACATCGGCACTGTATAATAtaacaaattcaaaaaactaTGAACGAAGCTATACGTATTAACGACTTACAACAGCGTAACCAATCGGGACACATGCTGGTAGCTCTGGGTCAGCAGACACAAGGAAAGTGTGGATACTGGACAGTGGACCCAGCTCTTGTAGAGGCATTGAAAGAGATCTGCTGACTTTTCATTGGATATATTTCGCAGGCTTGTGCGTAATTCGAAAAGCTCCGTTGAGGTTAGTAGAATCATGTTTAGCAAGCGCACAACCGTGGATGCGAACTTCAAGTTGGGCACCCCCTCCGCAATTATTTCGGCAAAAGTGCGGTAAATGTACTCGGCATTCAGCAGCACACAGAGTTTTCTTGAAAACGATGGTTATAAGTAAgcacatttaaaaaatatatatccttCCAAGGTTACCTTATAATAAGGCTGGCTCTGTTCTCCAGTATAAGTTTCTCCTCGCTAAAAAGGTTCAGTAAGCTCAATAAGAACTCTCGATAGTGAGATTTGTTAAAGTCGTTCAATTCTGTAAGAAAAGATTATTAGTTTGCGGTATGGTAAAAGTATGCCAGTGATATTTTCTTACCCCTGCTGTCTTGAGAATTGACGATTTCCGCCAGAACGGACAGGCTTTGGAGGACTACCTCGTCCGAGTTGTCGGCCAGTGTCGACAAGAGGTTAGTGTTTAAGTTACTCGCATGCACGGACATTTCGTTTGGAAAGTTGGTGAATAGATGGTGGATCCATTTAAGTACTGCGATCTTCGTGTGCATCGAATTGTGCGTGAGGTACTGTGAAAGAACGTCCATAATTGAACGTAAATCAATCTTGGCCACAGTCTCTGTTTTCAGCTCCTTGGTCGAGACCAGCAACATCATCGAGTTGTTAACAGACATCGCGCACTCTTTAATACCTGAAAACTAAATGTATTAACGCTGtgctttatatttttcatttttagctTACTTCTTTTGGATTCCACATTGTATTCCAGGCACGGCAATATCGCCGTAAATATGCCACTAGCATACGGCAGAACATTGGGGCCAAATATCTGGACAAACTCCCGGATCCAGGTGATCGCAATGGACTTGATGAGCTCATTGGGCGATTCTGCGTGGGTTATAAGTATATTGATAGTGTCCTCCATCCGCACGGATGTCGAATCGTTTCTTATGGACTTCAGGAACTGACTGATTGTGGTCTCGCACATGCGCTGGATCTCAAGCGTATTGTCCTCGAGCATGACAAACAGTCCGTCCAAAATCTCAGTCAAATAGTTGACCATGTTAATATCGGGTACGGCGTTTAGGATCGATATCCATGAGATCACATACTGACGGGCAAACGCATCCTTCACATAGATGTGCTCCCTCAGCAATGGAATGAATGCCTGCAGATTGAACGTTTGCGGCGATTCCGTGACAATGTCCTGAAAGTAGGGTAGTTACCAAATAACGTAGATTTGAGATTTTTGAGATTCAATAAAATTCTGAATGTAGCTACCTTCAGCAGGCGATCCAGCAATTCGCTGCCGTCCTTCACCAACTGATCTGAATCAGTGACGAGTCGCGGTAGTGCCGCGAAAAGCTCCGGGAAGAAGGGAATGATCGCGGAGCGGGCCACCTTCACCACGTTGTAGAGGGACTCGCAGGCGAAGTAACGCACACGGACGTCCGGATCCGACAGGCAGGTCATGATGGGCGTCACCAGGCCCTGGACATACTTGCCCGAATCCTAAAAAAGTAGCAGAAGTCTTGAAATGGGAACACGATTCCGATGACTAATGGTTACA from Drosophila santomea strain STO CAGO 1482 chromosome 3R, Prin_Dsan_1.1, whole genome shotgun sequence includes:
- the LOC120452285 gene encoding F-box only protein 9 — protein: MSDVDSDGDQPGRETGTNALDEFRENWQRELQEHNNTGSNSRSEAGDRLTAANSNLSEADLLQAKAESLYQTAVQLEQRGKVYDALPFYRKATQIVPDIEFRFYEQQKQLLSGDVSKKYLNLANDLAKQLDLGQQDATQSGEEVVDNLYDKFQNDLRQENIYNGKMIASSRDANVLTTGLHFADLPPEIVMRILRWVVSAQLDMRSLEQCAAVCKGFYVYARDEELWRLACVKVWGHNVGTLEAQDSDVSNVYHSWRDMFIRRERVLFNGCYISKTTYLRMGENSFQDQFYRPVQLVEYYRYIRFMPDGKVLMMTTADEPAQGVSKLKHVHNVRSEMLRGRYRLFGSTVTLVLQKSQTRGPAHLRQRRGSIMPLEEDSSQFLIELRIAGSSKRRCAQLVWSHYTLVQNRNKVDISSEFDLTEAKYPPLRFSTVKSYHLDADAPLA
- the LOC120450793 gene encoding DNA-directed RNA polymerase III subunit RPC3; this encodes MSADYSHLSSAILEQCFGKVVQSVADCLFSATTRTLGQITSATKFSRKEVAFALAVLVKFRLVDFAASKQNPFLAEYALRREDVLCLLRYPRYVHLVQTKYGNVGASIAEELINSGSDTATGILVKCLAENENKTESPESYRNTFLQMITDHYIIKRPELLVGDDQDENVPKFETNECDFFRHPNIDLQLLAKIQKGEATLAEARDSHMVWNLNYDRFHQDFRDTIMVDAIERKLGENAAECFRFILKIMYNTTDPWERKLSNQITFVEIKQAIERKSNNLDLMKYLDQYISLLTEDSLGFFRRVGDMGGGVYVVDMEHAFESLAFACAECVITERFGSKAARIFRVIRSKKYIEQEDLQKEAMIPSKEAKSLAYNLFQEQFIHVKIIKKPGGGSNGPAKAFYLFQVKEKDTVRMLLDASYKSLYNTIERSNFEKNEHKGLIEKSQRLDSIVEAMKERGETDEYIAEIVETFTPPECEILNKVKNRIKTLSKAELTLDDTIFLLQMYQHHCTTLPTGIRKFK
- the LOC120450789 gene encoding protein VAC14 homolog; translation: MEPPYAPLSESCAKALGDKMYEKRKLASQEIEKMVTEFNNKNNSAQIRKLIEVLATDYATSRDANRRKGALIGLAAMGIGLGKDSGKYVQGLVTPIMTCLSDPDVRVRYFACESLYNVVKVARSAIIPFFPELFAALPRLVTDSDQLVKDGSELLDRLLKDIVTESPQTFNLQAFIPLLREHIYVKDAFARQYVISWISILNAVPDINMVNYLTEILDGLFVMLEDNTLEIQRMCETTISQFLKSIRNDSTSVRMEDTINILITHAESPNELIKSIAITWIREFVQIFGPNVLPYASGIFTAILPCLEYNVESKRSIKECAMSVNNSMMLLVSTKELKTETVAKIDLRSIMDVLSQYLTHNSMHTKIAVLKWIHHLFTNFPNEMSVHASNLNTNLLSTLADNSDEVVLQSLSVLAEIVNSQDSRELNDFNKSHYREFLLSLLNLFSEEKLILENRASLIIRKLCVLLNAEYIYRTFAEIIAEGVPNLKFASTVVRLLNMILLTSTELFELRTSLRNISNEKSADLFQCLYKSWVHCPVSTLSLCLLTQSYQHVSRLVTLFADVEITLELLTELDKLVQLIESPIFAPLRLTLVSKANNCADAQYLAHALFGILMLLPQTEAFDTLRNRLQCVPNYWGHDPVDERNSLEYKSGIDFDALEQHFIKLQKAHREQRIVHRKRSVITPESN